One Lysobacter enzymogenes DNA segment encodes these proteins:
- a CDS encoding OmpA family protein: MKTPFKLAIAAATLTALLAGCATGGGGYYGGQQQPYPGDPNQPQQQQGGMSKTQKGALIGALAGVAAGLLSGNDATERRQRALIGAGVGGLAGGAIGNYQDRQERALRERMQGTGVDVIRQGDNITLNMPSNITFAFNSANLDPKFDPVLDNVASTLNEYNQTIVEVAGHTDSIGGDAVNQRLSEQRAASVGNYLMSKGLVRDRFILTGAGKTRPIASNDTEAGRAQNRRVEITLVPVRS; encoded by the coding sequence ATGAAGACCCCATTCAAACTCGCCATCGCCGCCGCGACCCTGACCGCGCTGCTCGCCGGCTGCGCCACCGGTGGCGGCGGCTACTACGGCGGCCAGCAGCAGCCGTATCCGGGCGATCCGAACCAGCCGCAGCAACAGCAGGGCGGCATGAGCAAGACCCAGAAGGGCGCGCTGATCGGCGCGCTGGCCGGCGTGGCGGCGGGCCTGCTCAGCGGCAACGACGCCACCGAGCGCCGCCAGCGCGCCTTGATCGGCGCCGGCGTCGGCGGCCTCGCCGGCGGCGCGATCGGCAACTACCAGGACCGCCAGGAGCGCGCGCTGCGCGAGCGCATGCAGGGCACCGGCGTCGACGTGATCCGCCAGGGCGACAACATCACCCTGAACATGCCCAGCAACATCACCTTCGCCTTCAACAGCGCCAACTTGGACCCGAAGTTCGACCCGGTGCTCGACAACGTCGCCAGCACCCTGAACGAGTACAACCAGACCATCGTCGAGGTTGCCGGCCACACCGACAGCATCGGCGGCGACGCGGTCAACCAGCGCCTGTCCGAGCAGCGCGCCGCCTCGGTCGGCAATTACCTGATGTCCAAGGGCCTGGTGCGCGACCGCTTCATCCTCACCGGCGCGGGCAAGACCCGGCCGATCGCCAGCAACGACACTGAGGCCGGCCGCGCGCAGAACCGCCGGGTCGAGATCACCCTGGTGCCGGTGCGCTCGTGA
- a CDS encoding response regulator, producing the protein MPDATDMPDFPREPLRIALSDDHPVVRAGVRALLDAGGGDAWTVVAEAAGADELLGLLAVTPLDLLITDFSMPGSRAGDGLTLLGLIRRRYPQLPVIVLTMIGNPPMLRSIADTGVAGLLDKAAAANELAQAVSAVAQGQHYYGRALSAALDPAAALARAGQALSPREAEVLRLFVAGFGVSQIAAQLHRSKQTISRQKTDAMAKLGLRNDREIYEYARSEGLLS; encoded by the coding sequence ATGCCCGACGCGACCGATATGCCCGATTTCCCGCGCGAGCCGCTGCGCATCGCCTTGTCCGACGACCATCCGGTGGTGCGCGCCGGCGTGCGCGCGCTGCTCGACGCGGGCGGCGGCGACGCCTGGACGGTGGTGGCCGAAGCCGCCGGCGCCGACGAACTGCTGGGGCTGCTGGCGGTCACGCCGCTGGATTTGCTGATCACCGATTTTTCCATGCCCGGCAGCCGCGCCGGCGACGGCCTGACTTTGCTCGGGCTGATCCGCCGCCGTTATCCGCAATTGCCGGTGATCGTGCTGACCATGATCGGCAACCCGCCGATGCTGCGTTCGATCGCCGACACCGGCGTCGCCGGGCTGCTCGACAAGGCCGCGGCCGCGAACGAGCTTGCCCAGGCGGTGTCCGCGGTGGCGCAGGGGCAGCACTACTACGGCCGCGCCTTGTCGGCCGCGCTCGATCCGGCGGCGGCGCTGGCGCGCGCCGGCCAGGCGCTGTCGCCGCGCGAGGCCGAGGTGCTGCGGCTGTTCGTCGCCGGCTTCGGCGTGTCGCAGATCGCCGCGCAACTGCATCGCAGCAAGCAGACCATCAGCCGGCAGAAGACCGATGCGATGGCCAAGCTCGGCTTGCGCAACGATCGCGAGATCTACGAATACGCCCGCAGCGAAGGCCTGCTGTCCTGA
- a CDS encoding c-type cytochrome: MNAFLRTGLWLGGAVLTAGAAGVAALWSGIYDVGADAPHTRPVYAVLEYARARSVATRASAIAVPADLDDAERVRRGAGNYAAMCAGCHLTPGAGPSELSRGLYPAPPNLSRREVDAASAFWTIKHGIKASGMPAWGGSMDDAHLWDLVAFLGRLPSLDAQGYRELVARSDGHSHGGGEDASGHGAMGRHAHGDDARSGADDAQGHDAGAGDAGAGGHAHTHDDAHPPAPRDSAKAAPPTEDAHTHRDGRSHRH, encoded by the coding sequence ATGAACGCTTTCCTTCGAACCGGCCTGTGGCTGGGCGGCGCGGTCTTGACCGCGGGCGCAGCCGGCGTCGCGGCGCTGTGGTCGGGAATCTATGACGTCGGCGCCGACGCGCCGCACACGCGGCCGGTGTACGCCGTGCTCGAGTACGCGCGCGCGCGTTCGGTGGCGACGCGCGCGAGCGCGATCGCGGTGCCGGCCGATCTCGACGACGCCGAACGCGTGCGCCGCGGCGCCGGCAACTACGCGGCGATGTGCGCCGGCTGCCACCTGACCCCGGGCGCCGGTCCCAGCGAACTGTCGCGCGGGCTGTATCCGGCGCCGCCGAACCTGTCGCGGCGCGAAGTCGATGCCGCGTCCGCGTTCTGGACGATCAAGCACGGCATCAAGGCCTCGGGCATGCCGGCTTGGGGCGGCAGCATGGACGACGCCCACCTGTGGGACCTGGTCGCCTTCCTCGGCCGGCTGCCTTCGCTGGACGCGCAGGGCTATCGCGAACTGGTCGCGCGCAGCGACGGCCATTCGCACGGCGGCGGCGAGGACGCGTCCGGGCATGGCGCCATGGGCAGGCATGCGCATGGCGACGACGCCCGGTCCGGCGCGGACGATGCGCAGGGACACGACGCCGGCGCGGGCGATGCCGGCGCCGGCGGACATGCGCATACGCACGACGACGCGCATCCGCCCGCACCGCGGGACAGCGCCAAGGCCGCGCCACCGACCGAGGACGCGCACACCCACCGCGACGGCCGATCGCACCGGCACTGA
- a CDS encoding copper resistance system multicopper oxidase — protein sequence MNSRIPPYGAPLDRSRRRFVAGLAAGGAIAGSGLWRGAFAAPMAHAPRVLSGTEFDLDIGATQVNFTGRVRPAVTVNGSLPAPILRWREGDTVTLRVANRLREGMTSIHWHGLILPANMDGVPGLSFDGIRPGESYVYRFRVGQSGTYWYHSHSLFQEQAGLYGAIVIDPREPHPYRYDREHVLLLSDWTDLEPAALFRRLKQMSSYDNYYKRTVGDALRDVRDKGLAATLRDRGEWGRMRMTPTDLSDVNGHTYTYLLNGATPAGNWTGLFKPGEKVLLRFVNGSAMTYFDVRIPGLKMTVVAADGMPVHPVSVDEFRIAVAETYDVIVEPSGQDAYTIFCQDNARTGYVRGTLAVRQGLEAEVPRTDPRPLLTMEDMGHGGMGGHGGHDMSQMKGMEGGCGGNMGGAKSKGMEGGCGANMGGGNGMAGMDQAGMNHGAGAKPGGDERLIDMRAMSVSPKLDDPGIGLRGNGRKVLTYADLHSVFPDPDGREPGREIELHLTGHMEKFAWSFDGQKFMGAEPIRLTYGERLRIVLVNDTMMTHPIHLHGLWSDLENDKQEFQVRKHTVDMPPGTRRSYRVRADALGRWAFHCHLLYHMEAGMMREVRVEE from the coding sequence ATGAATTCACGCATTCCCCCTTACGGCGCGCCGCTCGACCGCAGCCGCCGCCGCTTCGTCGCCGGCCTCGCCGCCGGCGGCGCCATCGCCGGCAGCGGCCTGTGGCGCGGCGCGTTCGCCGCGCCGATGGCGCACGCCCCGCGCGTTCTCAGCGGCACCGAATTCGATCTCGACATCGGCGCCACCCAGGTCAACTTCACCGGCCGCGTGCGCCCGGCGGTGACCGTCAACGGCAGCCTGCCGGCGCCGATCCTGCGCTGGCGCGAAGGCGACACCGTGACCCTGCGCGTGGCCAACCGCCTGCGCGAGGGCATGACTTCGATCCATTGGCACGGGCTGATCCTGCCGGCCAACATGGACGGCGTGCCGGGCCTGAGCTTCGACGGCATCCGCCCCGGCGAGAGCTACGTCTATCGCTTCCGGGTCGGCCAGTCCGGCACCTACTGGTACCACAGCCACTCGCTGTTCCAGGAACAGGCCGGCCTGTACGGCGCGATCGTCATCGATCCGCGCGAGCCGCATCCCTACCGCTACGACCGCGAGCACGTACTGCTGCTGTCGGACTGGACCGACCTGGAACCGGCCGCGCTGTTCCGCCGGCTCAAGCAGATGTCCAGCTACGACAACTACTACAAGCGCACCGTCGGCGACGCGCTGCGCGACGTGCGCGACAAGGGCCTGGCCGCGACCCTGCGCGACCGCGGCGAATGGGGCCGCATGCGCATGACCCCGACCGACCTGTCCGACGTCAACGGCCACACCTACACCTACCTGCTCAACGGCGCCACCCCGGCCGGCAACTGGACCGGCCTGTTCAAGCCCGGCGAGAAGGTGCTGCTGCGCTTCGTCAACGGCTCGGCGATGACCTACTTCGACGTGCGCATCCCCGGCCTGAAGATGACCGTGGTCGCCGCCGACGGCATGCCGGTGCATCCGGTCAGCGTCGACGAGTTCCGCATCGCCGTGGCCGAGACCTACGACGTCATCGTCGAGCCGTCCGGCCAGGACGCCTACACGATCTTCTGCCAGGACAACGCCCGCACCGGCTACGTGCGCGGCACCCTGGCGGTGCGCCAGGGACTGGAAGCGGAGGTGCCGCGCACCGATCCGCGCCCGCTGCTGACCATGGAGGACATGGGCCACGGCGGCATGGGCGGGCACGGCGGCCACGACATGTCGCAGATGAAGGGCATGGAGGGCGGTTGCGGCGGCAACATGGGCGGCGCCAAGTCCAAGGGCATGGAAGGCGGCTGCGGCGCCAACATGGGCGGCGGCAACGGCATGGCCGGCATGGACCAAGCCGGCATGAACCACGGCGCCGGCGCGAAACCGGGCGGCGACGAGCGCCTGATCGACATGCGCGCGATGAGCGTATCGCCCAAGCTCGACGACCCCGGCATCGGCCTGCGCGGCAACGGCCGCAAGGTGCTGACCTACGCCGACCTGCACAGCGTGTTCCCCGACCCGGACGGCCGCGAACCCGGCCGCGAGATCGAGTTGCACCTCACCGGCCACATGGAGAAGTTCGCCTGGTCCTTCGACGGGCAGAAATTCATGGGCGCGGAACCCATTCGGCTGACCTACGGCGAGCGGCTGCGCATCGTCCTGGTCAACGACACCATGATGACCCACCCGATCCACCTGCACGGCCTGTGGAGCGACCTGGAGAACGACAAGCAGGAATTCCAGGTGCGCAAGCACACCGTCGACATGCCGCCGGGAACGCGCCGCAGCTACCGCGTGCGCGCCGACGCGCTCGGCCGCTGGGCCTTCCACTGCCACCTGCTCTACCACATGGAAGCGGGCATGATGCGCGAAGTGAGGGTCGAAGAATGA
- a CDS encoding DUF6053 domain-containing protein — translation MASGGADTGSSVAIRKESVGPEGPPTTAVGPHIAADRASQL, via the coding sequence GTGGCGAGCGGCGGAGCCGATACCGGAAGTTCCGTGGCGATCCGAAAGGAAAGCGTCGGGCCTGAAGGCCCTCCCACGACAGCGGTCGGGCCGCACATCGCCGCAGATAGAGCCAGCCAGCTTTGA
- a CDS encoding isochorismate synthase, with product MSEEAQLAPLAPVPASESNAGESNVGDSGLGGFDASASSHEPAEAFAAPALLSSYRAHDSLFSSSHTQLHARGVLQPLTRASDDDLAGASERLLAQVAAEAGRLPLLGAVPFEGGQPARLWVPAQAAFAAGRARHRGAVHGEARHADRIEPNVQPVPAPAQFKRNVERSLQRIHDGGLRKVVMSRSLRIDARVEVAQLLAQLLARAPSAYTFAMDLAGAGGPAACLIGSSPELLLSKRGARIVSNPLAGSIPRSADPHEDRRRAEGLLQSAKDLHEHALVIEDVAAALRPFCRELQVPAAPSLLATPTMWHLSTRVDGVLRDPATSSLRLALALHPTPAVCGYPTEPARRTIRELEGYDRGLFTGLVGWCDSEGDGEWAVTIRCALVEEHRATVFAGAGIVAGSQPEAELAETTAKLRTMLGAMGLAHVAEAEGRA from the coding sequence ATGAGCGAAGAAGCCCAATTGGCGCCGCTCGCGCCGGTTCCCGCCAGCGAATCCAATGCGGGCGAATCCAATGTGGGCGATTCGGGACTCGGCGGCTTCGACGCATCCGCGTCCAGCCATGAACCGGCCGAGGCCTTCGCCGCGCCAGCCTTGCTGTCGAGCTACCGCGCGCACGATTCGCTGTTCTCCTCCAGCCACACGCAGCTGCATGCGCGCGGCGTGCTGCAGCCGTTGACGCGCGCCAGCGACGACGATCTCGCCGGCGCCAGCGAGCGTTTGCTGGCGCAGGTCGCGGCCGAAGCCGGGCGCTTGCCGCTGCTCGGCGCGGTGCCGTTCGAAGGCGGCCAGCCCGCGCGGCTGTGGGTGCCGGCGCAGGCCGCGTTCGCGGCCGGGCGCGCGCGCCACCGCGGCGCCGTCCACGGCGAGGCCCGCCATGCGGACCGAATCGAGCCGAACGTCCAGCCGGTGCCTGCGCCGGCGCAGTTCAAGCGCAACGTCGAGCGCTCGCTGCAACGCATCCACGACGGCGGGCTGCGTAAAGTGGTGATGTCGCGCAGCCTGCGCATCGATGCGCGGGTCGAGGTGGCGCAATTGCTCGCGCAGTTGCTGGCGCGCGCGCCTTCGGCCTACACCTTCGCCATGGATCTGGCCGGCGCCGGCGGTCCGGCCGCCTGCCTGATCGGTTCCAGCCCCGAGTTGCTGCTGTCCAAGCGCGGCGCGCGGATCGTGTCGAATCCGCTGGCCGGTTCGATCCCGCGCAGCGCCGACCCGCACGAAGACCGCCGCCGCGCCGAGGGCCTGCTGCAGTCGGCCAAGGACCTGCACGAACACGCGCTGGTGATCGAGGACGTGGCCGCGGCGCTGCGCCCGTTCTGCCGCGAACTGCAGGTGCCGGCCGCGCCTTCGCTATTGGCCACGCCGACCATGTGGCACCTGTCCACGCGCGTGGACGGCGTGCTGCGCGACCCGGCGACCAGTTCGCTGCGGCTGGCGCTGGCGCTGCATCCGACCCCGGCGGTGTGCGGCTATCCGACCGAGCCGGCGCGGCGCACGATCCGCGAACTGGAAGGCTACGACCGCGGCCTGTTCACCGGCCTGGTCGGCTGGTGCGACAGCGAAGGCGACGGCGAATGGGCGGTGACGATCCGCTGCGCCCTGGTCGAGGAACACCGCGCGACGGTGTTCGCCGGCGCCGGCATCGTCGCCGGCTCGCAGCCGGAGGCCGAACTGGCCGAGACCACGGCCAAGCTGCGCACCATGCTCGGCGCGATGGGGCTGGCGCACGTGGCCGAGGCCGAGGGCAGGGCATGA
- a CDS encoding PAS domain-containing hybrid sensor histidine kinase/response regulator, producing the protein MVAAVAAGSAQARAWNPDPGPVLAPVAVEAAPAADELPGKGARIAEDPIAAGRTGEKIAATRTAPDTVWSFARNAASPTAESIPAAAGARASPPTERLDRLPQAERERIRDGATAARYRQGVPWSRVLVIVSVALLTINVIAVFHLRLRNESRRREAADRKLREVARNLPGVVFKAQRAANGQIRFPYLTGRPELLFGIGAERAALDSRALFARVHRDDLPRLRQAIRVATRAMSGLHADFRVHGDDGQWRWVRVSALPRPPQPGEDGSEAGYTGYFVEVTDVHVQAQALARAKEQAEAATRAKSHFLATMSHEIRTPMAGMVGMLELLQRSPLDADQQALLGYMRESAQSLQALVGDILDVSRIEAGQLRIEWAPLQPRGLADAVAMHAAEDCRNRRLRLDLRVDAAVPDSVLGDAARLRQVLLNLLGNAVKFTESGGVWLDMRVRAAKLVIEVGDTGIGMSPAQLRRAFEPFRQGEDSTSRRYGGTGLGLSICRQLVELMGGCIRVDSRLGQGTRAMVELPLRAAVAAAAEPGAAAAPLRVAVKLADPRRADALRQWLAALRQRPAMPGERADLSFEDAERPGQLRMRRTDHDGGSQSYAVHADPLLFLHVRRACEWARDPASVAPAAAAVRAAAVPVAAAGPQATRILVAEDSPINRELIRRQLLELGHASRVCASGREALAALREGGFDLLLSDCQMPQPDGYQLARAIRAEEARGGGARLAIVAVTASALPEQLERCHAAGMDDCLVKPVRLGELERALRRWLPTPEQAPAQAEPDRAGLRAVLPLLLRELPREREGIAGALRAEDAVALAAALHRCAGAIALYDAQAAARAQALELQLAQRPLPESAAQVAALLEELAGLQRRWEALAEA; encoded by the coding sequence ATGGTGGCGGCCGTGGCGGCGGGTTCGGCGCAGGCGCGCGCCTGGAATCCCGATCCGGGCCCGGTCCTCGCGCCGGTTGCTGTCGAGGCCGCGCCCGCGGCGGACGAGCTGCCCGGCAAGGGCGCTCGCATTGCCGAAGACCCTATAGCGGCAGGGCGAACCGGCGAGAAGATCGCCGCAACGCGCACCGCGCCCGACACGGTTTGGTCGTTCGCACGAAACGCGGCCAGTCCCACGGCGGAATCGATCCCCGCCGCCGCCGGCGCCCGTGCGAGCCCGCCGACCGAGCGGCTCGACCGCCTGCCGCAGGCCGAGCGCGAACGCATCCGCGACGGCGCGACCGCCGCGCGCTATCGCCAGGGCGTGCCGTGGAGCCGGGTGCTGGTGATCGTGTCGGTGGCGCTGCTGACGATCAACGTCATCGCCGTGTTCCACCTGCGCCTGCGCAACGAATCGCGGCGGCGCGAGGCGGCCGACCGCAAGCTGCGCGAAGTCGCGCGCAACCTGCCGGGCGTGGTGTTCAAGGCGCAGCGCGCCGCCAACGGCCAGATCCGCTTCCCTTATCTGACCGGGCGTCCGGAGCTGTTGTTCGGGATCGGCGCCGAGCGCGCGGCGCTCGACTCGCGCGCGCTGTTCGCGCGCGTGCATCGCGACGACCTGCCGCGATTGCGCCAGGCGATCCGCGTCGCGACCCGGGCCATGAGCGGCCTGCATGCCGATTTCCGCGTGCACGGCGACGACGGCCAATGGCGCTGGGTCCGGGTCAGCGCGTTGCCGCGGCCGCCGCAGCCTGGCGAGGACGGCAGCGAGGCCGGCTATACCGGCTACTTCGTCGAGGTCACCGACGTGCACGTGCAGGCCCAGGCGCTGGCCAGGGCCAAGGAGCAGGCCGAGGCCGCGACCCGCGCCAAATCGCATTTCCTGGCGACGATGAGCCATGAGATCCGCACGCCGATGGCCGGCATGGTCGGCATGCTGGAACTGCTGCAGCGCTCGCCGCTGGACGCCGACCAGCAGGCGTTGCTGGGCTACATGCGCGAGTCGGCGCAGAGCCTGCAGGCGCTGGTCGGCGACATCCTGGACGTGTCGCGGATCGAAGCCGGGCAACTGCGCATCGAATGGGCGCCGCTGCAGCCGCGCGGGCTCGCCGATGCGGTGGCGATGCACGCCGCCGAGGACTGCCGCAACCGCCGCCTGCGCCTGGACCTGCGGGTGGACGCGGCGGTGCCCGACAGCGTGCTCGGCGACGCGGCGCGGCTGCGCCAGGTGCTGTTGAACCTGCTCGGCAACGCGGTCAAGTTCACCGAGAGCGGCGGAGTCTGGCTGGACATGCGGGTGCGCGCGGCCAAGTTGGTCATCGAGGTCGGCGATACCGGCATCGGCATGAGCCCGGCCCAGTTGCGGCGCGCGTTCGAGCCGTTCCGGCAGGGCGAGGACAGTACCTCGCGCCGCTACGGCGGGACCGGCCTGGGCTTGTCGATCTGCCGGCAACTGGTGGAGTTGATGGGCGGATGCATCCGCGTGGACAGCCGGCTGGGGCAGGGCACGCGGGCGATGGTCGAACTGCCGTTGCGCGCGGCGGTGGCCGCGGCGGCGGAACCGGGGGCCGCTGCGGCGCCGCTGCGGGTGGCGGTGAAGCTGGCCGATCCGCGCCGCGCCGACGCCTTGCGGCAATGGCTGGCGGCGCTGCGCCAGCGGCCGGCCATGCCGGGCGAACGGGCCGACCTGAGTTTCGAGGACGCGGAGCGCCCCGGCCAATTGCGGATGCGCCGCACCGACCATGACGGCGGTTCGCAGAGCTATGCGGTGCACGCCGATCCCTTGCTGTTCCTGCACGTGCGGCGCGCTTGCGAATGGGCGCGCGATCCGGCCAGCGTCGCGCCGGCCGCGGCGGCCGTGCGTGCGGCGGCCGTGCCGGTAGCGGCGGCGGGGCCGCAGGCCACGCGCATCCTGGTGGCCGAGGACAGCCCGATCAACCGCGAACTGATCCGTCGCCAGTTGCTCGAACTCGGCCATGCCAGCCGGGTGTGCGCCAGCGGCCGCGAGGCGCTGGCGGCGCTGCGCGAGGGCGGCTTCGATCTGCTGCTGAGCGACTGCCAGATGCCGCAACCCGACGGTTACCAACTGGCCCGCGCGATCCGCGCCGAGGAGGCGCGCGGCGGCGGCGCGCGCCTGGCGATCGTGGCGGTCACCGCCAGCGCCTTGCCCGAGCAGCTCGAGCGTTGCCATGCGGCCGGGATGGACGATTGCCTGGTCAAGCCGGTGCGGCTGGGCGAGCTGGAACGGGCGCTGCGGCGCTGGTTGCCGACGCCGGAGCAGGCGCCGGCGCAGGCCGAGCCGGACCGCGCGGGCTTGCGCGCGGTGTTGCCGCTGTTGCTGCGCGAGTTGCCGCGCGAGCGCGAGGGCATCGCCGGGGCGCTGCGCGCCGAAGACGCGGTCGCGCTGGCGGCGGCGCTGCACCGCTGCGCCGGCGCCATCGCCTTGTACGACGCTCAGGCGGCGGCGCGCGCGCAGGCGCTGGAGTTGCAACTGGCGCAGCGGCCGTTGCCGGAATCGGCCGCGCAGGTGGCGGCCTTGCTGGAGGAGCTGGCCGGATTGCAGCGGCGCTGGGAAGCGCTGGCCGAGGCCTAG
- the crcB gene encoding fluoride efflux transporter CrcB: MSAVSIFIGAGLGALLRWWLGLALNPLFPTVPMGTLAANALGGLLMGVLMAVFAQYETLPLALRLALTTGFLGGLTTFSTFSAETSSLLLRGEYGWAGAIVAAHVGASLLATLAGVMAVRGLLRWLAGAAA; this comes from the coding sequence ATGTCGGCTGTGAGCATCTTCATCGGCGCGGGCCTGGGCGCGTTGTTGCGCTGGTGGCTCGGCCTGGCCCTGAACCCGCTGTTCCCGACCGTTCCGATGGGCACCCTGGCCGCCAACGCCCTGGGCGGGTTGTTGATGGGCGTGCTGATGGCGGTGTTCGCCCAATACGAAACCCTGCCGCTGGCCTTGCGGCTGGCCCTGACCACCGGCTTTCTCGGCGGCCTGACCACGTTTTCGACGTTCTCGGCCGAGACGTCCAGCCTGCTGTTGCGCGGCGAGTACGGCTGGGCCGGGGCGATCGTGGCCGCGCACGTCGGCGCTTCGCTGCTGGCGACGCTGGCCGGGGTGATGGCGGTGCGCGGACTGTTGCGGTGGCTGGCGGGCGCGGCGGCATGA
- a CDS encoding copper resistance protein B: MKTTARLPRSALALALSFAGVAGAQQHDHAAHATDAAPAAAMDRSRMNHSYTGKKTPAKTAAAQSKAAAAQVNHSQMDHSRMDHSGPAAPAAASEPDAAMDRSKMDHSQMDHSKMDHSKMDHSKMDHSQMGHGAAPRTDAPQRPREPIPAVTDADRAAAFPPISLHMQHAPEFGRMVVFNRLEAVDAEHGSAQAWEGQAWFGNDTDRLWLRSEGEREDGRTESANLEALYGRAISPWWDVVAGVRHDFRPERSQTWAAFGLQGLSPYKFEVSATAYLGERGQSALNLEAEYELLLTNRLILQPLVEVEFYGKDDPRRETGAGLSSAEAGLRLRYEFSRKFAPYIGVSWERAFGDTADYRRAHGERIEDTRLVAGVRLWF, from the coding sequence ATGAAGACGACCGCACGCCTGCCCCGCTCCGCCCTGGCCCTGGCGCTGTCGTTCGCCGGCGTCGCCGGCGCACAGCAGCACGATCATGCCGCGCATGCGACCGACGCGGCGCCCGCGGCCGCAATGGATCGTTCGCGAATGAACCATTCGTACACCGGCAAGAAAACGCCGGCGAAGACGGCCGCCGCGCAGTCGAAAGCGGCCGCTGCGCAGGTGAACCACTCGCAGATGGATCATTCCAGGATGGACCACTCCGGCCCTGCGGCGCCTGCCGCCGCATCCGAGCCGGACGCGGCGATGGATCGCTCCAAGATGGACCACTCGCAGATGGACCATTCGAAAATGGACCATTCGAAAATGGACCATTCGAAAATGGACCATTCGCAGATGGGCCACGGCGCCGCGCCGCGCACCGACGCGCCGCAGCGACCGCGCGAGCCGATCCCCGCGGTCACCGACGCCGACCGCGCCGCCGCGTTCCCGCCGATCAGCCTGCACATGCAGCACGCGCCCGAGTTCGGCCGCATGGTGGTGTTCAACCGCCTGGAAGCGGTCGATGCCGAACACGGCAGCGCCCAGGCCTGGGAAGGCCAGGCCTGGTTCGGCAACGACACCGACCGCCTGTGGCTGCGCAGCGAAGGCGAGCGCGAGGACGGCCGCACCGAATCGGCCAACCTGGAGGCGCTGTACGGCCGCGCGATCTCGCCGTGGTGGGACGTGGTCGCCGGCGTGCGCCACGACTTCCGCCCCGAGCGTTCGCAGACCTGGGCCGCGTTCGGTCTGCAGGGGCTGTCGCCGTACAAGTTCGAAGTGTCCGCCACCGCCTACCTCGGCGAACGCGGCCAGAGCGCGCTCAACCTGGAGGCCGAGTACGAGCTGCTGCTGACCAACCGCCTGATCCTGCAGCCGCTGGTCGAAGTCGAGTTCTACGGCAAGGACGATCCGCGCCGCGAGACCGGCGCCGGCCTCAGCAGCGCCGAAGCCGGGCTGCGCCTGCGCTACGAGTTCAGCCGCAAGTTCGCGCCGTATATCGGCGTGAGCTGGGAGCGCGCGTTCGGCGACACCGCCGACTACCGGCGCGCGCACGGCGAACGGATCGAGGACACCCGCCTGGTCGCCGGCGTGCGGCTGTGGTTCTGA
- a CDS encoding CopL family metal-binding regulatory protein, with amino-acid sequence MSFLSLLLRLSLIVALSLNGYASAAMIASGGHAMGPHTAMTAAPAADPAMADCHEGMDLPAMAHADGPMQHHGAAPGSMPDSTPHPGDPAAPHEGDCCGKFACQCDCLQAASIAHAVVPLPPRLDEIAPALPNAHAPPSGVLSLPIRPPIA; translated from the coding sequence ATGTCCTTTCTTTCGCTGCTGCTGCGCCTGTCGCTGATCGTCGCGTTGAGCCTCAACGGCTACGCGTCGGCGGCGATGATCGCCAGCGGCGGCCACGCGATGGGCCCGCATACGGCGATGACGGCCGCGCCCGCCGCGGACCCGGCGATGGCCGACTGCCACGAAGGCATGGACCTGCCGGCGATGGCGCATGCCGATGGCCCGATGCAGCATCACGGCGCCGCGCCCGGCTCCATGCCCGATTCCACGCCGCACCCCGGCGACCCGGCCGCCCCGCACGAGGGCGACTGCTGCGGCAAATTCGCTTGCCAGTGCGATTGCCTGCAGGCCGCCAGCATCGCCCACGCGGTCGTGCCGTTGCCGCCGCGCCTGGACGAAATCGCGCCGGCGCTGCCGAACGCGCACGCGCCGCCCAGCGGCGTGCTGAGCCTGCCGATCCGCCCGCCCATCGCCTGA
- a CDS encoding DUF6053 domain-containing protein: MRGGWEEGVGPEGPPTTAKAAGFGKAGWLQ, encoded by the coding sequence GTGCGTGGCGGCTGGGAGGAAGGCGTCGGGCCTGAAGGCCCTCCCACAACAGCGAAGGCGGCCGGCTTCGGCAAAGCTGGCTGGCTCCAGTAA